The following are encoded in a window of Paramormyrops kingsleyae isolate MSU_618 chromosome 12, PKINGS_0.4, whole genome shotgun sequence genomic DNA:
- the LOC111847334 gene encoding E3 ubiquitin-protein ligase RNF38-like isoform X2, translating to MDPPRTRSRSRSGFYQYGVNGSGNLTGSGGGSIGAGGGTGTHRPRQHSPGCVALTVHSPADAQRSQGGNQPGAHRSHAAGGLNTALGRYPERVCSDESDKGDDSPRPKRQRLSQQSGLELVSAPPPTPSPPMRPWELPPSRRPHVHPHAHYPSERCNTPARHPRSPPVRRQRGWRERPPRHHGPLGVGQDDGHQHPAQSFPYRPPPQGLEDPRAFHPPALSPRLLHPQQQSTMMVDLHDQLQQGSVPVSYTVPPGLPTPLCTGQHLPACSSQQHLPACSSQQQVPGCSLLFSGQHYPMCSVPPQVLQACSVHHLPVPYGFPSILSAEPPFLLHPSHVSHHPAHLPTPGHIVPFQTHQSRSALQRIENEVDLLGEPLSVGGAFGYPQSAHPSNLPPSSQMPFLSHDPLPQELFGVPYPHFIPRRLTGRRYRSQQPLPPPPYHPSFLPYFLSMLPVQPSVGPAISLELEVDDGEVENYEALLNLAERLGEAKPRGLTKADIEQLPSYRFNPNNHQSEQTLCVVCMCDFESRQLLRVLPCSHEFHGKCVDKWLKANRTCPICRADASEIHRESD from the exons ATGGATCCACCGAGGACCCGATCGCGATCACGGTCTGGCTTTTACCAGTACGGCGTTAACGGCAGTGGCAACCTTACCGgcagcggcggcggcagcatcGGTGCCGGCGGGGGCACCGGCACACACCGCCCCCGGCAGCACAGCCCCGGATGTGTGGCACTGACGGTGCACAGCCCCGCCGATGCACAGCGCTCCCAGGGAGGGAACCAGCCCGGTGCGCACAGAAGCCACGCTGCAG GAGGACTCAACACCGCCTTGGGCCGGTACCCTGAGAGGGTATGCAGTGACGAGAGCGACAAG GGTGACGACAGTCCCCGGCCGAAAAGGCAGCGCCTGTCCCAGCAGTCTGGCCTGGAGCTGGTGTcggcccctccccccacgccCTCACCCCCCATGCGGCCGTGGGAGCTGCCCCCCAGCCGGCGGCCACACGTGCACCCGCATGCGCACTACCCCAGCGAGCGCTGCAACACGCCGGCCCGTCACCCCcgcag ccccccggtACGACGGCAGCGCGGGTGGCGGGAGCGCCCCCCCCGGCACCACGGCCCCTTAGGGGTGGGGCAGGATGACGGCCACCAGCACCCGGCACAGAGCTTCCCGTACAGGCCCCCCCCGCAGGGCCTGGAGGACCCCAGGGCCTTCCACCCCCCCGCGCTCTCCCCCCGCCTGCTGCACCCCCAGCAGCAGAGCACCATGATGGTGGACCTGCATGACCAG ctgcagcAGGGCTCTGTTCCCGTCTCCTACACGGTGCCCCCCGGGCTGCCCACCCCCCTCTGCACGGGGCAGCACCTCCCCGCCTGCTCCTCCCAACAGCACCTCCCCGCCTGCTCCTCCCAACAGCAGGTCCCCGGCTGCTCGCTGCTCTTCAGTGGGCAGCATTACCCCATGTGCAGCGTGCCGCCGCAG GTTCTGCAGGCCTGCTCTGTCCACCACCTGCCCGTCCCCTACGGCTTCCCCTCCATCCTGTCCGCTGAGCCGCCGTTCCTCCTGCACCCGTCGCACGTCTCGCACCACCCGGCCCACCTGCCCACCCCCGGACACATCGTGCCCTTCCAGACGCACCAGTCCCGCTCG GCGCTGCAAAGAATTGAGAATGAGGTCGACCTTCTCGGAGAGCCTCTCTCAGTGGGCGGGGCCTTTGGCTACCCCCAGTCGGCACACCCCAGCAATCTGCCCCCGTCCTCACAGATGCCCTTCCTCTCCCACGACCCGCTGCCCCAGGAGCTGTTCGGGGTG CCGTATCCTCACTTCATACCTCGACGGCTCACCGGACGCCGGTACCGCTCCCAGCAgcccctgcccccgcccccataCCACCCCAGCTTCCTGCCTTACTTCCT CTCCATGCTCCCGGTGCAGCCCAGCGTGGGACCTGCCATCAGCCTGGAGCTGGAAGTGGACGACGGAGAGGTGGAGAACTATGAG gccctgcTGAACCTGGCTGAGCGGCTGGGGGAGGCCAAGCCCAGGGGCCTGACCAAGGCCGACATCGAGCAGCTGCCTTCGTATCGGTTCAACCCCAATAACCACCAATCGGAGCAGACTCT GTGCGTGGTCTGCATGTGCGACTTCGAGTCGCGGCAGCTGCTGCGCGTCCTGCCCTGCAGCCACGAGTTCCATGGCAAGTGCGTCGACAAGTGGCTCAAG GCCAACAGGACGTGTCCGATATGCCGGGCCGACGCCTCTGAGATCCACCGGGAGTCGGACTGA
- the LOC111847314 gene encoding cysteine-rich protein 1 has translation MVGYCPICGKPVYFGEKKRSLGRDYHPLCLKCQECKRQLNPGQHAEHDEKPYCTYCYMKQFGPRGGRRPMSHLCNSTGS, from the exons ATGGTGGGATACTGTCCGATTTGTGGAAAGCCCGTCTACTTCG GTGAGAAGAAGCGTTCCTTGGGCCGGGATTACCACCCACTCTGCCTGAAATGTCAGGAGTGCAAACGGCAGCTCAACCCAGGCCAGCACGCAGAG CACGACGAGAAACCGTACTGCACCTACTGCTACATGAAGCAGTTTGGGCCCAGAg GCGGCAGGAGACCCATGTCACACTTGTGCAACTCCACCGGGTCATAG
- the LOC111847334 gene encoding E3 ubiquitin-protein ligase RNF38-like isoform X1: protein MDPPRTRSRSRSGFYQYGVNGSGNLTGSGGGSIGAGGGTGTHRPRQHSPGCVALTVHSPADAQRSQGGNQPGAHRSHAAGGLNTALGRYPERVCSDESDKGDDSPRPKRQRLSQQSGLELVSAPPPTPSPPMRPWELPPSRRPHVHPHAHYPSERCNTPARHPRRCVCLCVAIPMDANHMLTDLAPPLPPSPPVRRQRGWRERPPRHHGPLGVGQDDGHQHPAQSFPYRPPPQGLEDPRAFHPPALSPRLLHPQQQSTMMVDLHDQLQQGSVPVSYTVPPGLPTPLCTGQHLPACSSQQHLPACSSQQQVPGCSLLFSGQHYPMCSVPPQVLQACSVHHLPVPYGFPSILSAEPPFLLHPSHVSHHPAHLPTPGHIVPFQTHQSRSALQRIENEVDLLGEPLSVGGAFGYPQSAHPSNLPPSSQMPFLSHDPLPQELFGVPYPHFIPRRLTGRRYRSQQPLPPPPYHPSFLPYFLSMLPVQPSVGPAISLELEVDDGEVENYEALLNLAERLGEAKPRGLTKADIEQLPSYRFNPNNHQSEQTLCVVCMCDFESRQLLRVLPCSHEFHGKCVDKWLKANRTCPICRADASEIHRESD, encoded by the exons ATGGATCCACCGAGGACCCGATCGCGATCACGGTCTGGCTTTTACCAGTACGGCGTTAACGGCAGTGGCAACCTTACCGgcagcggcggcggcagcatcGGTGCCGGCGGGGGCACCGGCACACACCGCCCCCGGCAGCACAGCCCCGGATGTGTGGCACTGACGGTGCACAGCCCCGCCGATGCACAGCGCTCCCAGGGAGGGAACCAGCCCGGTGCGCACAGAAGCCACGCTGCAG GAGGACTCAACACCGCCTTGGGCCGGTACCCTGAGAGGGTATGCAGTGACGAGAGCGACAAG GGTGACGACAGTCCCCGGCCGAAAAGGCAGCGCCTGTCCCAGCAGTCTGGCCTGGAGCTGGTGTcggcccctccccccacgccCTCACCCCCCATGCGGCCGTGGGAGCTGCCCCCCAGCCGGCGGCCACACGTGCACCCGCATGCGCACTACCCCAGCGAGCGCTGCAACACGCCGGCCCGTCACCCCcgcaggtgtgtgtgtctgtgtgtcgcTATACCAATGGATGCTAACCACATGCTAACGGAtctcgccccccccctcccccccagccccccggtACGACGGCAGCGCGGGTGGCGGGAGCGCCCCCCCCGGCACCACGGCCCCTTAGGGGTGGGGCAGGATGACGGCCACCAGCACCCGGCACAGAGCTTCCCGTACAGGCCCCCCCCGCAGGGCCTGGAGGACCCCAGGGCCTTCCACCCCCCCGCGCTCTCCCCCCGCCTGCTGCACCCCCAGCAGCAGAGCACCATGATGGTGGACCTGCATGACCAG ctgcagcAGGGCTCTGTTCCCGTCTCCTACACGGTGCCCCCCGGGCTGCCCACCCCCCTCTGCACGGGGCAGCACCTCCCCGCCTGCTCCTCCCAACAGCACCTCCCCGCCTGCTCCTCCCAACAGCAGGTCCCCGGCTGCTCGCTGCTCTTCAGTGGGCAGCATTACCCCATGTGCAGCGTGCCGCCGCAG GTTCTGCAGGCCTGCTCTGTCCACCACCTGCCCGTCCCCTACGGCTTCCCCTCCATCCTGTCCGCTGAGCCGCCGTTCCTCCTGCACCCGTCGCACGTCTCGCACCACCCGGCCCACCTGCCCACCCCCGGACACATCGTGCCCTTCCAGACGCACCAGTCCCGCTCG GCGCTGCAAAGAATTGAGAATGAGGTCGACCTTCTCGGAGAGCCTCTCTCAGTGGGCGGGGCCTTTGGCTACCCCCAGTCGGCACACCCCAGCAATCTGCCCCCGTCCTCACAGATGCCCTTCCTCTCCCACGACCCGCTGCCCCAGGAGCTGTTCGGGGTG CCGTATCCTCACTTCATACCTCGACGGCTCACCGGACGCCGGTACCGCTCCCAGCAgcccctgcccccgcccccataCCACCCCAGCTTCCTGCCTTACTTCCT CTCCATGCTCCCGGTGCAGCCCAGCGTGGGACCTGCCATCAGCCTGGAGCTGGAAGTGGACGACGGAGAGGTGGAGAACTATGAG gccctgcTGAACCTGGCTGAGCGGCTGGGGGAGGCCAAGCCCAGGGGCCTGACCAAGGCCGACATCGAGCAGCTGCCTTCGTATCGGTTCAACCCCAATAACCACCAATCGGAGCAGACTCT GTGCGTGGTCTGCATGTGCGACTTCGAGTCGCGGCAGCTGCTGCGCGTCCTGCCCTGCAGCCACGAGTTCCATGGCAAGTGCGTCGACAAGTGGCTCAAG GCCAACAGGACGTGTCCGATATGCCGGGCCGACGCCTCTGAGATCCACCGGGAGTCGGACTGA